In Rhizobium sp. N324, a single genomic region encodes these proteins:
- a CDS encoding MucR family transcriptional regulator codes for MTEMATGNAPELLVELTADIVAAYVSNHVVPVSDLANLISDVHSALSNTSVPQPAAAIVEKQKPAVSVRKSVQDEQITCLECGGNFKSLKRHLMTHHSLSPEEYREKWDLPTDYPMVAPAYAEARSRLAKEMGLGQRRKRGRG; via the coding sequence ATGACGGAAATGGCGACCGGCAATGCGCCGGAGCTGCTTGTGGAACTGACAGCCGACATCGTCGCGGCTTATGTCAGCAACCATGTTGTCCCGGTCAGCGACCTGGCAAATCTGATTTCCGACGTGCATTCGGCACTCAGCAACACGTCCGTACCGCAGCCTGCTGCGGCCATCGTCGAAAAACAGAAGCCTGCAGTCTCTGTCCGCAAGTCCGTTCAGGACGAGCAGATCACGTGTCTGGAATGCGGCGGCAACTTCAAGTCCCTCAAGCGTCACCTGATGACGCATCACTCTCTCTCGCCGGAAGAATACCGCGAGAAGTGGGACCTGCCGACCGACTACCCGATGGTAGCGCCCGCCTATGCCGAAGCGCGTTCGCGCCTGGCAAAGGAAATGGGCCTGGGTCAGCGCCGCAAGCGCGGCCGCGGCTGA
- a CDS encoding SufE family protein: MASLDQIIDDFAFLDDWEDRYRYVIELGKALPELAEEKRTSENKVMGCASQVWLVTHTTGDPDNPVMSFEGDSDAHIVRGLVAIVLATYSGKTASEIAGLDAFEIFSKIGLVENLSSQRSNGLRSMVNRIREEAKLRAAA; the protein is encoded by the coding sequence ATGGCATCCCTCGACCAGATCATCGACGACTTCGCCTTCCTGGACGATTGGGAAGACCGCTACCGCTATGTCATCGAACTCGGCAAGGCGCTGCCTGAACTCGCCGAGGAGAAGCGTACCAGCGAAAACAAGGTGATGGGCTGCGCCAGCCAGGTCTGGCTGGTGACGCATACGACAGGCGATCCCGACAATCCGGTGATGAGTTTCGAGGGCGATTCCGACGCCCATATCGTGCGCGGCCTGGTCGCCATCGTGCTAGCCACCTATTCCGGCAAGACGGCGTCCGAAATCGCCGGGCTCGATGCCTTCGAGATTTTCTCGAAGATCGGCCTGGTGGAGAACCTGTCATCACAGCGTTCGAATGGTCTGCGATCGATGGTCAACAGAATCCGCGAAGAAGCAAAGCTCCGCGCCGCGGCCTGA
- a CDS encoding DUF5330 domain-containing protein has protein sequence MWFLIKGSFWFGLVLVLLSVFSTEGSDKLANGPQLQLSDAFTAASGAYDYLTGMCSEKPEVCVKGAETVTALGYRAREGARVAYELLDSQFKDEAPATARHAEPQTPVALAMPSPAAPAIQEKVREAKAALNQPMPYRPPVEDDASTETVVTGAIPLPTPKPAI, from the coding sequence ATGTGGTTTCTGATCAAAGGATCCTTCTGGTTTGGCCTTGTGCTCGTGCTTCTTTCCGTCTTCAGCACGGAGGGTTCCGACAAGCTCGCCAACGGCCCGCAATTGCAGCTTTCCGACGCCTTTACGGCGGCAAGCGGCGCCTATGATTATCTCACCGGCATGTGCTCCGAGAAGCCCGAGGTCTGCGTCAAGGGTGCCGAAACCGTCACCGCACTCGGCTACCGTGCCCGCGAAGGCGCCCGCGTCGCCTATGAACTGCTCGACAGCCAGTTCAAGGACGAGGCGCCGGCGACCGCAAGGCATGCCGAACCGCAGACGCCGGTGGCTCTCGCCATGCCTTCGCCGGCAGCGCCCGCCATCCAGGAAAAGGTGCGCGAGGCAAAGGCCGCGCTGAACCAGCCGATGCCTTACCGCCCGCCGGTCGAGGATGACGCCTCCACTGAAACTGTTGTCACCGGCGCGATCCCGCTGCCGACGCCGAAGCCGGCAATCTGA
- a CDS encoding sensor histidine kinase produces the protein MRVLSNIGGWVTALVDRAATSWLSRTGGGEAVRQRELAILRRLVLLSSAALVVAPIGLSAVTSPAVALPAGVAMVCAAFLFSAVGSIALARQGSSAGIATQSAEDFFLAATPGLVFFLDPHGSVATIGGRDRRDFLAWMRDPKGRGFLEQVHVSDRILFLQALDSLRRGEDAECVDLRIDRPSVARDQRQFAYLRMDMTARRDADGELAAVIAQLCDVSVEQQLRAEAQNRVADAESANDAKSRFLAAVSHELRTPLNAILGFSDILIGEYFGKFENDRQREYVGLVRESGAHLLSVVNTMLDMSKIEAGRYELILEAFDISSSVKSCESMLALQAKTKGLTLTSRIQRGLGEIVADQRAIQQILINLVGNAIKFTEAGGVVSVDAAARDGILKLTVSDTGIGIAADKLALLGQPFVQIQNDYTRRFEGTGLGLSLVKGLVALHGGHFAIASQPGEGTIITIEIAVDGSGAACAEDAGHAATVEFPPRLKGAVHTGAELGEGRFDGRAQAKIA, from the coding sequence GTGCGAGTATTGAGTAACATTGGCGGCTGGGTGACGGCGCTCGTAGACCGGGCGGCGACAAGCTGGCTCTCCCGGACGGGCGGCGGTGAAGCCGTGCGCCAGCGCGAGCTCGCGATCCTGCGCCGCCTCGTGCTGCTCTCCTCGGCCGCTCTTGTTGTTGCGCCCATCGGCCTTTCGGCGGTCACCAGTCCGGCCGTCGCCTTGCCGGCGGGTGTCGCCATGGTCTGCGCCGCCTTTCTCTTTTCCGCCGTCGGCAGCATCGCGCTCGCCCGTCAGGGCTCGTCGGCCGGTATCGCGACGCAGTCGGCCGAGGATTTCTTCCTTGCCGCCACCCCGGGCCTGGTCTTCTTCCTCGACCCGCATGGCAGTGTGGCGACGATCGGCGGCCGCGACCGGCGCGATTTTCTCGCTTGGATGCGCGATCCCAAGGGCAGGGGTTTCCTGGAGCAGGTGCATGTCTCCGACCGCATTCTTTTCCTGCAGGCGCTCGATAGCCTGCGCCGGGGAGAGGATGCGGAGTGCGTCGATCTGCGCATCGACCGCCCCTCGGTCGCGCGCGATCAACGCCAGTTCGCCTATCTTAGAATGGACATGACCGCCCGGCGCGACGCCGACGGAGAGCTTGCCGCCGTCATTGCCCAGCTGTGCGATGTCTCCGTCGAGCAGCAGCTGCGGGCCGAAGCCCAGAACCGCGTCGCCGATGCCGAATCGGCAAACGACGCCAAATCGCGCTTCCTCGCCGCCGTCAGCCATGAGCTGCGCACGCCGCTGAACGCCATTCTCGGTTTTTCCGATATCCTGATCGGTGAATATTTCGGCAAGTTCGAAAACGACCGCCAGCGCGAATATGTCGGCCTCGTGCGCGAATCCGGCGCGCATCTCCTGTCGGTCGTCAACACCATGCTCGACATGAGCAAGATCGAAGCCGGCCGTTACGAGCTGATCCTCGAAGCCTTCGATATTTCAAGCTCGGTCAAATCCTGCGAATCGATGCTGGCATTGCAGGCCAAGACCAAGGGGCTGACGCTGACGAGCCGGATCCAGCGCGGCCTCGGCGAGATCGTCGCCGATCAGCGCGCCATCCAGCAGATCCTCATCAATCTCGTCGGCAATGCGATAAAGTTCACCGAAGCCGGCGGCGTCGTCTCGGTCGATGCGGCGGCGCGCGACGGCATCCTCAAGCTGACGGTCAGCGACACCGGCATCGGCATTGCGGCCGACAAGCTGGCATTGCTCGGCCAGCCCTTCGTCCAGATCCAGAACGATTATACCCGCCGCTTCGAAGGCACCGGCCTCGGTCTCTCCCTGGTCAAGGGGCTGGTGGCGCTGCATGGCGGGCATTTCGCCATCGCCAGCCAGCCGGGTGAAGGCACGATCATCACCATCGAGATCGCGGTGGACGGCTCGGGCGCCGCGTGCGCCGAAGACGCCGGTCATGCCGCGACTGTCGAGTTTCCGCCGCGGCTGAAGGGCGCGGTTCACACGGGTGCAGAATTGGGGGAGGGGCGTTTCGATGGCCGCGCGCAAGCGAAAATCGCCTAA
- a CDS encoding peptidoglycan-binding domain-containing protein: MAARKRKSPKGKRGRQQPGLLMSGAAALGGLSLQGASVLGGVIGRNPSVAGGTIAFVVIFSFVAANALWYQPGLHPHPIFRTRDPQSPNVLGARRPAEEQQGDVTTFRIERPEDGATTTNATPAPAAPGQQPSQLVMDIQQQLVRRGLYNGMPDGIIGPRTSAAILFFEETVGMAQTGDPTPEVLAALKTDASGPSTVPVEKPPEDVSSKAAEEDPVAAAIRSAEKTVKTAPSAAKQVPSSEITNVDLVLKIQKGLSNMAYANVGVDGVAGEQTRAAIRHFQKHYNLPENGEPTQAVLKKLKEIGAI; the protein is encoded by the coding sequence ATGGCCGCGCGCAAGCGAAAATCGCCTAAGGGAAAAAGGGGACGGCAGCAGCCGGGCCTCCTGATGTCGGGTGCCGCCGCCCTCGGCGGCCTCAGCCTGCAGGGCGCATCCGTGCTCGGCGGCGTCATCGGTCGCAATCCCTCGGTTGCCGGCGGCACGATCGCCTTCGTCGTCATCTTCTCCTTCGTCGCCGCCAATGCCCTCTGGTATCAGCCGGGCCTGCACCCGCACCCGATTTTCCGCACCCGCGATCCGCAGTCTCCCAATGTGCTCGGCGCCCGCCGCCCGGCCGAGGAGCAGCAGGGCGACGTCACTACCTTCCGCATCGAACGGCCGGAGGATGGCGCGACCACCACCAACGCGACGCCGGCGCCCGCCGCGCCCGGCCAGCAGCCGAGCCAGCTTGTCATGGACATCCAGCAGCAGCTGGTGCGCCGCGGCCTCTATAACGGTATGCCCGACGGCATCATCGGCCCGCGCACCAGTGCCGCCATCCTCTTCTTCGAGGAAACCGTCGGCATGGCCCAGACCGGCGATCCGACGCCGGAGGTGCTGGCGGCGCTGAAGACCGATGCATCAGGCCCTTCGACCGTACCCGTGGAAAAGCCGCCCGAGGATGTGAGTTCGAAGGCGGCGGAGGAAGACCCGGTGGCGGCAGCGATCCGCAGCGCCGAAAAGACCGTGAAAACCGCTCCGTCAGCCGCAAAGCAGGTGCCGTCGAGCGAAATCACCAATGTCGACCTGGTGCTGAAGATCCAGAAGGGCCTTTCCAACATGGCCTATGCCAATGTCGGCGTCGACGGCGTCGCCGGCGAACAGACCCGCGCGGCCATCCGCCATTTCCAGAAGCATTACAACCTGCCCGAAAACGGCGAGCCGACCCAGGCGGTGCTGAAAAAACTCAAGGAAATCGGCGCAATTTAG
- a CDS encoding DUF1491 family protein, protein MRLRADIFVSALLRRVFASGDFAAVEKKGAEEAGAIFIRQHFRDGLETLYAPAPQTAFGEGEAGGRLFEIRLSRSEPEAVRAMLERERRFDPDLWIVELEAEELGDMIPLARDG, encoded by the coding sequence ATGAGATTACGCGCCGACATCTTCGTTTCCGCCCTCCTGCGCCGCGTCTTCGCCAGCGGCGATTTTGCCGCCGTCGAGAAGAAGGGGGCGGAGGAGGCGGGCGCGATCTTCATCCGCCAGCATTTTCGCGACGGCCTGGAAACCCTTTATGCGCCGGCGCCGCAGACCGCCTTCGGCGAGGGGGAGGCGGGCGGCCGCCTGTTCGAAATCCGCCTGTCGCGCAGCGAGCCGGAGGCGGTGCGCGCCATGCTGGAGCGTGAACGCCGCTTCGACCCCGATCTCTGGATCGTCGAGCTCGAGGCGGAGGAACTGGGAGATATGATCCCGCTTGCGCGGGATGGCTGA
- a CDS encoding DUF2336 domain-containing protein yields MRDRFRDLEGPLAVRKKDVVLMATVSSFENLSHPTRSELRQFAELFMPLFQASSDEAKRQAVAALSQCENMPAAVALFIGNQPIEIAAPFLAASKAIADDTLITIARMQGAAHVKAIVSRDSLSPKVIDALVALRQSQPRSAAASAPITESQTVSLSPAPGETNEADALQEQRVANEEALRERILGLAGHLGRADEDRLGLRTLTDIQEALLVRFARSREATHFATALADALSASRWLAERIMLDLSGQQLATTLTSLGMGFLDAVFVLEKLYPHLAEQQHNVTRGWMVLDQLDPEECHERVEAWRRADRYTYKPEAANAPVPQETPNHRFLNQAPAPRDMRILGRRSR; encoded by the coding sequence GTGCGTGACCGGTTTCGAGACCTAGAGGGCCCATTGGCCGTCAGGAAAAAGGACGTGGTATTGATGGCGACCGTCAGCAGTTTCGAGAACCTGTCTCATCCGACACGGTCCGAACTGCGCCAATTTGCCGAGCTTTTCATGCCGCTCTTCCAGGCATCCTCCGACGAGGCCAAGCGCCAGGCGGTCGCGGCGCTCTCCCAATGCGAAAACATGCCGGCGGCCGTGGCATTGTTCATCGGCAACCAGCCGATCGAGATCGCCGCCCCTTTTCTTGCCGCCTCCAAGGCCATCGCCGACGATACGCTGATCACCATCGCGCGCATGCAGGGCGCAGCGCATGTCAAGGCGATCGTCAGCCGCGATTCACTCTCGCCGAAGGTCATCGATGCGCTGGTGGCGCTGCGCCAGAGCCAGCCGCGCTCGGCCGCCGCATCGGCGCCCATCACGGAATCCCAGACGGTGTCGCTGTCGCCGGCGCCAGGAGAAACCAACGAGGCGGATGCGCTGCAGGAACAGCGGGTTGCCAATGAAGAGGCGCTGCGCGAGCGTATTCTCGGTCTTGCCGGCCATCTCGGCCGGGCCGACGAGGACAGGCTTGGCCTGCGCACGCTCACCGATATTCAGGAGGCGCTGCTGGTGCGCTTCGCCCGCTCGCGCGAGGCGACGCATTTCGCAACCGCGCTTGCCGATGCGCTGTCGGCCAGCCGCTGGCTTGCCGAGCGCATCATGCTCGATCTTTCCGGCCAGCAGCTCGCGACGACGTTGACGAGCCTCGGCATGGGCTTTCTCGACGCCGTCTTCGTGCTGGAGAAGCTCTATCCGCATCTTGCCGAACAGCAGCACAATGTCACGCGCGGCTGGATGGTGCTCGACCAGCTCGACCCGGAAGAGTGCCACGAGAGGGTGGAAGCCTGGCGCCGCGCCGATCGCTACACTTACAAGCCCGAGGCGGCCAATGCGCCCGTCCCTCAGGAAACGCCGAACCACCGCTTCCTCAATCAGGCGCCGGCGCCGCGCGACATGCGCATCCTGGGCCGGCGATCCCGCTAA
- a CDS encoding DUF1254 domain-containing protein, translated as MLRIFFAILTGLFGAALLHLVIILSLPHFTGKDAATRVAAEGDLNNFTLLGRQYDEAGLANGDPFVRTAVCSFDVEDAPVHFTAKGKVPFWSIAIYDSASNEVFSMNDRTSVGGALDVLAGGPIQLTDLRKNLPQELQQAILVEMARPDGYAVLRTLAPQTSFDEAARNFLTEAGCEQFSAR; from the coding sequence ATGCTTAGAATCTTCTTCGCCATCCTGACCGGCCTTTTCGGCGCAGCGCTGCTGCACCTCGTCATCATCCTGTCGCTGCCGCATTTTACCGGCAAGGATGCAGCGACCCGCGTGGCGGCGGAGGGCGACCTCAACAATTTCACGCTGCTTGGCAGGCAGTATGACGAGGCGGGCCTCGCCAATGGCGATCCCTTCGTGCGCACCGCCGTCTGCTCGTTCGACGTCGAGGATGCACCGGTGCATTTCACCGCCAAGGGCAAGGTGCCGTTCTGGTCGATCGCGATCTATGACAGCGCCTCCAACGAGGTCTTCAGCATGAACGACCGGACTTCGGTCGGCGGCGCGCTCGACGTCTTGGCCGGCGGTCCGATCCAGCTGACCGACCTGCGCAAGAACTTGCCGCAGGAATTGCAGCAGGCGATCCTGGTGGAGATGGCGCGGCCGGACGGTTATGCCGTGCTGCGGACGCTGGCGCCGCAGACAAGTTTTGATGAGGCGGCGCGAAACTTCCTGACGGAAGCCGGCTGCGAGCAATTCAGCGCCCGCTGA
- a CDS encoding DUF1214 domain-containing protein, with translation MFRFPLFILVTLIVAFGGGIMISLYALDATQGFGGIKLGAWEAFPALQTVDADPYAKSHRARAGKLLYGSAEGLTFTASVDDDGARLNAGCRYRISGQTPPARLWTLFTADNSGNPAAVKTGHPAALNSWTVLRQPDSSFSIEISAAAQPGNWLALPEAGTFRLVLTLFDTPTAGSSGVIDLAMPKLTKTGCGNA, from the coding sequence GTGTTTCGATTCCCCCTCTTCATCCTGGTCACGCTGATCGTCGCCTTCGGCGGCGGGATCATGATTTCGCTGTATGCGCTGGATGCGACACAGGGTTTCGGGGGGATCAAGCTCGGCGCCTGGGAGGCCTTTCCGGCGCTGCAGACGGTCGATGCCGATCCTTACGCCAAGTCGCACCGGGCGCGCGCCGGCAAGCTGCTTTACGGCAGCGCCGAGGGGCTCACCTTCACGGCAAGCGTCGACGACGATGGCGCGCGGCTGAATGCCGGCTGCCGCTACCGCATCAGCGGACAAACGCCGCCTGCCCGGCTCTGGACCCTCTTTACCGCCGACAATAGCGGCAATCCGGCGGCGGTAAAAACCGGGCATCCCGCCGCGCTCAATTCCTGGACGGTGCTGCGCCAGCCGGATAGCAGCTTCTCCATCGAGATCTCGGCCGCGGCGCAGCCGGGCAACTGGCTGGCCTTGCCGGAGGCCGGCACCTTCCGGCTGGTGCTGACGCTGTTCGATACACCGACCGCCGGCAGCTCCGGGGTGATCGACCTCGCCATGCCGAAGCTCACCAAGACCGGATGCGGCAATGCTTAG
- a CDS encoding transglycosylase domain-containing protein, producing MQDPDNPESGSENEPGKAANGTAGKRLAKSRHILLRIDSWIDSTVWNAGFRAAEIWEDITIFFRRFRVRGWKRMVFELAGEGLTLGAAGSVLMLLLAQPAFEATKEDWRNRGDFAVTFTDRYGNVIGHRGVIHQNSVPIDELPDSLIKSVLATEDRRFFDHFGIDVIGLFRAMVTNAQAGEVVQGGSTLTQQLAKNLFLSNERSIDRKVTEAFLALWLEANLSKKEILSTYLDRAYMGGGTFGAAAAAQFYFGKNITDVNLAESAMLAGLFKAPAKYAPHVNLPAARARANEVLTNLVQSGLMTEGQVIAARRNPATVVDRNEVESPDFFLDWAFDEVQRLSPRFHQHSLIVRTTIDMGIQQAAEDSVETSLREYGEAYHAKQGAMVMIENGGAVRAMVGGRDYGESQFNRATRALRQPGSSFKVYTYALAMESGMTPQTTIVDAPISWGNWSPHNYANRYVGRITLETAIAQSINTVPVRLAKEKLGIQPIRAMAKNLGVETPIRDDVTIPIGTSEVTVLDQATAYATFPAGGYQSRRHGISQILDYEGDVLYDFDRDEPAAKRVLSEQADAYMNQMLSRVPYVGTARKAALDNGVLTAGKTGTTQAYRDAWFVGFTGNYTCAVWFGNDDYTSTNEMTGGSLPAMTFKRAMDYAHQGVTLRAIPGVENPLPSEKDVAKTVVAKPQDGLPQLIRPRMLSVQSTNVLKDLGKKLKNAAPLAPAKVASAE from the coding sequence GTGCAGGACCCGGACAACCCAGAAAGCGGCTCGGAAAACGAGCCGGGAAAAGCGGCGAACGGTACGGCGGGCAAACGTCTGGCGAAGAGCCGTCACATTCTGCTGCGCATCGACTCCTGGATCGATTCGACCGTGTGGAACGCCGGCTTCCGCGCCGCTGAAATCTGGGAAGACATCACCATCTTCTTCCGCCGCTTCCGCGTGCGCGGCTGGAAACGCATGGTCTTCGAACTTGCCGGCGAAGGGCTGACGCTCGGGGCGGCCGGCTCCGTGCTGATGCTGCTGCTTGCCCAGCCCGCCTTCGAGGCGACCAAGGAGGACTGGCGCAACCGCGGCGATTTCGCCGTCACCTTCACCGACCGCTACGGCAACGTCATCGGCCATCGCGGCGTCATCCACCAGAATTCCGTGCCGATCGACGAGCTGCCGGATTCGCTGATCAAATCGGTGCTCGCCACCGAAGACCGGCGCTTCTTCGACCATTTCGGCATCGACGTCATCGGCCTGTTCCGCGCCATGGTCACCAACGCCCAGGCCGGCGAAGTCGTGCAGGGCGGCTCGACGCTCACCCAGCAGCTCGCCAAGAACCTGTTCCTGTCCAACGAACGCTCGATCGACCGCAAGGTCACCGAGGCGTTCCTGGCGCTTTGGCTCGAGGCCAACCTTTCCAAGAAGGAAATCCTCTCCACCTATCTCGACCGCGCCTATATGGGCGGCGGCACGTTTGGTGCAGCCGCGGCGGCGCAGTTCTATTTCGGCAAGAACATCACCGATGTGAATCTCGCCGAATCCGCCATGCTCGCCGGCCTGTTCAAGGCGCCGGCGAAATATGCGCCGCATGTCAACCTGCCCGCGGCCCGTGCGCGCGCCAACGAGGTGCTGACCAATCTGGTACAGAGCGGGCTGATGACCGAGGGTCAGGTGATCGCCGCAAGGCGCAATCCGGCGACCGTCGTCGACCGCAATGAGGTGGAATCGCCGGATTTCTTCCTCGACTGGGCTTTCGACGAGGTGCAGCGGCTTTCGCCGCGCTTCCACCAGCATTCGCTGATCGTGCGCACAACGATCGACATGGGCATCCAGCAGGCAGCGGAGGATTCGGTCGAGACGTCGCTGCGCGAATATGGCGAGGCCTATCACGCCAAGCAGGGCGCCATGGTGATGATCGAGAACGGCGGCGCCGTGCGCGCCATGGTCGGCGGGCGGGATTACGGCGAGAGCCAGTTCAACCGCGCCACCCGGGCGCTGCGCCAGCCGGGCTCCTCCTTCAAGGTCTATACCTATGCCTTGGCGATGGAGAGCGGAATGACGCCGCAGACGACGATCGTCGACGCGCCGATCTCCTGGGGCAACTGGAGCCCGCACAATTATGCCAACCGCTATGTCGGCCGCATCACGCTCGAGACTGCGATCGCCCAGTCGATCAACACCGTGCCGGTCCGGCTCGCCAAGGAGAAGCTCGGTATCCAGCCGATCCGGGCGATGGCGAAGAACCTCGGCGTCGAAACGCCGATCCGCGACGACGTCACCATTCCGATCGGCACCTCCGAGGTGACGGTGCTCGACCAGGCGACGGCCTATGCCACCTTTCCGGCCGGCGGCTACCAGTCGCGCCGCCACGGCATCAGCCAGATCCTCGATTACGAGGGGGATGTGCTCTACGATTTCGACCGCGACGAGCCGGCGGCCAAACGCGTGCTGTCGGAACAGGCCGACGCCTATATGAACCAGATGCTGTCGCGCGTGCCCTATGTCGGCACGGCGCGCAAGGCGGCTCTCGACAACGGCGTTTTGACCGCCGGCAAGACCGGCACCACCCAGGCCTATCGCGACGCCTGGTTCGTCGGCTTCACCGGCAACTACACCTGCGCCGTCTGGTTCGGCAATGACGACTACACCTCGACCAACGAGATGACCGGCGGCTCGCTGCCGGCGATGACCTTCAAGCGCGCCATGGACTATGCCCATCAGGGCGTGACGCTGCGCGCCATTCCCGGCGTCGAAAACCCCCTGCCCTCCGAAAAGGACGTCGCCAAGACCGTCGTCGCCAAACCGCAGGACGGATTGCCGCAGCTCATCCGGCCGCGCATGCTCTCGGTGCAATCGACCAATGTCCTGAAAGATCTCGGCAAAAAGCTGAAAAATGCCGCTCCGCTTGCGCCAGCGAAGGTGGCGAGCGCGGAGTAG
- a CDS encoding YcgN family cysteine cluster protein — protein MNDLPFWKSKTLAEMTVAEWESLCDGCGLCCLNKIEEWDSGDIYFTSVRCKLLDGESCRCSSYGNRWDFVPDCVQLTKENVPDIAWLPPTCGYRLVNEGRDLYWWHPLVSGDPETVHAAGISARGRTINENEIDIDDLEDYVVDWPLTVGEAKDEEEA, from the coding sequence ATGAACGATCTGCCCTTCTGGAAGAGCAAGACGCTGGCCGAAATGACCGTCGCCGAGTGGGAAAGCCTCTGCGACGGCTGCGGACTCTGTTGTCTCAACAAGATCGAGGAATGGGATAGCGGCGATATCTATTTCACCTCGGTCCGCTGCAAGCTGCTCGACGGCGAAAGCTGTCGCTGCTCCAGCTACGGGAACCGCTGGGATTTTGTACCCGATTGTGTGCAACTGACCAAGGAGAACGTGCCCGATATCGCCTGGCTGCCGCCCACTTGCGGCTACCGGCTGGTCAATGAGGGCCGCGATCTCTACTGGTGGCACCCGCTCGTCTCCGGCGATCCCGAGACCGTTCATGCCGCCGGCATTTCCGCGCGCGGCCGCACGATCAACGAAAACGAGATCGATATCGACGATCTCGAGGATTACGTCGTCGACTGGCCGCTGACCGTCGGCGAGGCGAAGGACGAGGAGGAAGCCTGA
- a CDS encoding TerC family protein yields MNPSFLFVEWLGTPLWMWSSFFVLVIAILSFDLGILHKQNKEIGVGESVRLSALYIALGLAFGGWVWWYLGSEAGLAYLTGFVVEKTLALDNVFVIALIFSFFAVPRLYQHRVLFWGILGVIVLRAIMIGVGATLVAEFAWLLYIFAAFLIVTGIKMLFVKEAEPDVSKNVLVRFMRSRFNVTEEHHGERFFVKKANPRTGAMTWFITPLFMALVMVEVADVIFAVDSVPAIFAITTDPFLVYTSNIFAILGLRALYFALAAMIHRFRYLKPALAIVLIFIGSKIFVADLLGLEKFPAALSLSITFAIIAAGVVWSLLKTRDPQQPT; encoded by the coding sequence GTGAATCCGTCTTTTTTGTTCGTCGAGTGGCTGGGAACGCCGCTCTGGATGTGGTCGAGCTTTTTCGTCCTCGTCATCGCCATTCTGTCGTTCGACCTCGGTATTCTTCATAAGCAGAACAAGGAAATCGGCGTCGGCGAAAGCGTCAGGCTTTCCGCCCTCTATATCGCGCTCGGTCTCGCCTTCGGCGGTTGGGTATGGTGGTACCTCGGCTCCGAGGCCGGCCTTGCCTATCTGACCGGCTTCGTCGTCGAAAAGACGCTGGCCCTCGACAACGTCTTCGTCATCGCCCTGATCTTCTCCTTCTTTGCCGTGCCGCGCCTCTATCAGCACCGGGTGCTCTTCTGGGGCATTCTCGGCGTCATCGTGCTGCGCGCCATCATGATCGGCGTCGGCGCCACGCTGGTCGCCGAATTCGCCTGGCTTCTCTATATCTTCGCCGCATTCCTGATCGTCACCGGCATCAAGATGCTGTTCGTCAAGGAGGCCGAGCCTGATGTCTCGAAGAACGTCCTCGTCCGCTTCATGCGCAGCCGTTTCAACGTCACCGAGGAACATCACGGCGAACGGTTCTTCGTCAAAAAGGCAAACCCCCGGACGGGAGCGATGACCTGGTTCATCACGCCGCTCTTCATGGCGCTCGTGATGGTCGAAGTGGCCGACGTCATCTTCGCCGTGGATTCGGTCCCCGCGATCTTCGCGATCACCACCGATCCGTTCCTCGTCTATACCTCGAACATCTTCGCGATCCTCGGCCTTCGCGCCCTCTATTTCGCGCTGGCGGCGATGATCCATCGCTTCCGCTATCTGAAGCCCGCGCTTGCCATCGTGCTGATCTTCATCGGCTCGAAGATCTTCGTCGCCGATCTGCTGGGCCTGGAAAAATTCCCGGCTGCGCTGTCGCTGAGCATCACTTTCGCGATCATCGCCGCCGGCGTGGTCTGGAGCCTCCTCAAGACGCGGGATCCGCAGCAGCCCACCTGA